The Palaemon carinicauda isolate YSFRI2023 chromosome 7, ASM3689809v2, whole genome shotgun sequence DNA window AAACTAAGGGGCCTAGTGAGTCGGGTACAAAGCATTGTACCACAGGTAAAGGCAACACATTGTTGCATTCACCGTGAACAACTTGCTGTGAAATATATGCCTACTTGTCTTAAAACAGTTCTGGAAGAGGCAGTAAAAATTGTCAATTTCATCAAAGGGAAAGCACTGAACACCCGATTATTTACAGTTCTGTGTGAAGACATGGGAAGCGAACACACAAAACTCCTTTACCATACAGAGGTTTGCTGGCTGACACGGGGAAAAGTTCTTTCCCATCTCTTTGAACTTTGTGAGGAAGTGCAAATTTTCTTGTATGAACGTCATGACCTCTATAATCGAATGCATGACACCCAGTGGCTCACAAAACTGGCATACCTGTCTGATATTTTCAGTACACTAAACGGATTGAATCTGTCTTTGCAAGGAAAAGATACTACTATCTTTAAAGTGCAGGACAAAATACAGGCAACACGAATGAAGCTGGACTTGTGGTGCGGCCGCATTGACTGCAAAGATTTTGAGTCTTTTCCTTCATTAGCAGATTTCCTGCTTACTTCCAAAGAAGAGCTAGATGGTGACACAACACAAGCCTTCAAAGCCCATCTGCAAGGCCTTCACtcagagttaggaaaatattttgaagaaccagACCCAAGCTTTGAGTTTATTAGAAATCCATTTGTTACAGATAAAGTAGATATAGAAAAGGTCAGTGTCAACCTGTCATCAAAAGAGGCTGATAATCTTGTCGAGATTGCAACAAGTGGGACACTGAAGACCCTATTCAGGGAAAGAAGTTTggccaatttttgggctcaagtccagCCAGAGTACCCTGGACTTGCAGAAATTGCTTTGAAACACTTGATGCCGTTCCCAACAACGTACAACTATGAAATTGGATTTTCTACACTGGTTGATCTTAAAACGATGAAGCGCAACCGAATCAGTGTCGAACCCGACATGCGACTGAAACTCAGCAGACTGGAGTCAGATATTCCAACAGTAGTGAGACAGCAAAAACAGTATCATTCATCGCATTAAGTATGGTTGTGAGATAAGAGGAGGAAGCGTTGCTGTCAAGTTCATGAAAATTTGTatgcaaaattatcaatgttgtggaaattatgttaagcaaaatataaacatttatgttgaagataagccattaataaataattcagttgtaatttcagtatattatgacctgcaaacactttcaaactcaagaggaaaattataataataaagggtcCGCTACATGAGTAACTTTAATAAGAGGGGTCCGCtgcacaaaaaagtttaagaaacactGCTCTAGCGCAACGTTGGCCCCCAACCCGAGGCCTTCTCCACTCCTCCAGCGCTCTTCCTCATCAATGGCCCAATCCCGAGGCATGATGTCACCTCAGCACCTGATAATTCATTTTCTCTGGAAGGTTAAATTGCCGTGTCACGCCGCTGAAAGCAGGCCATCAGGGCCCATTTCCAGACGTGTTTGCCTCTCGTTGGATTGTCTGCAGACGAGAAGGATGTCATTCGGGAGACGCTTAGCTTCTTCTTTTTTCGAAAGCAAACGGGATTTGGCCTCTGTGTAATGTGAGCATCGAGACAGGCAACGTGGTGATTCGTAGTGCGtggagagattaaaaaaaaaaagaagaagaagaagaagaagaagaagaagaagaagaagaagaagaagaagaagaagaagaagaagaagaagaagaagaagattgatgaTAATTACTTTCGCATCACATGCCCCACGGCATGAGACAGACAGCTAAGCACACAAAACGGGACTCCTGGTTGATTTTTTTAAACACTCCCTGCATTCTAAAATAAGAATCAAAACTTCCGGAAGCGAAGTATACAACATGCAATGACTTTTAATCTTTAAGAAAACggaagaaatagaagaaggaagtgattaatgaaatatttgatgaaataaaatattaccATAAACTATGCATTATTAGCTTGATTAGGTTGTGCATAATTTTAAGCAATACAAATATTAAATTTAAGAATTTAAAATAATTAACTGCAAGTTAACAAAAAAATTCCAGGGCAAATAAAAAATCACACAAGTTGTTAAAAAATTACAATcagaaaatgaaagcaaaattaaaaacacaatcactggagaaatatgaaaaatcaaagGTTTTGCATAATTCTAAGGAAtacaaattttaaatttaaaaactaGAAATAATTAACTGCGAGAGTTAACAAAAAAATGTCTaggtaaatgaaaaaaatcatataagtTGTTAAAAAATTACAATCAGAACATGAATGCAAAATTAAAAACACAATCACTGGAAAAGATGAAAAATCAACGGTTGCGTCTAATATTAagcaataaatatttcaaattcaagaattaaaaataattaacttggagaaagttaaaaaaaaatgactaggcGGATAGAGAAAAATCGCATAAGTCGTTAAGAAATTAAAGTCAGAACATGaatgaaaacaattaaaaacacaatcactgaaaaaagatgaaaaaaatcaaATGTGCATAATTTTAAGGAATAcaattttaaatttcaaattaaaaataattaacagAGAAAGTTTTAAAACATGACcaggcaaatagaaaaaaaaaatcaaatgtgttGTTAAAAAATTAGTCGGAACATGATTGTAAAATTAAAAACACAATCacagaaaaaagatgaaaaatcaaaGGTTGTGCATAATTTtaagcaatataattttaaaattaaaataaaaaataattaacagaTAAAGTTTTAAAACATGaccaggcaaataaaaaaaaaatcaaatgtgttGTTAAAAAATTAGTCAAAACATGAATGTAAAATTGAAAcaatcactggaaaaaaaaaaagatgaaaaatgaaaTGAGACGCAAAAAATGCCAATCATTGTGACCGATGACCCAAAAACAATCCAATGCATTTGACCTACAAGATTCGTGACAAGTTAACGGGACTAATGaaggatgttgcataagattctctCAACAATTAACACGAAACCTTTGACTCTGGCGCTTAGGAAAAGAAACAATGGATTACTGAAGAGCCTTTAAATACCAGTACTGGAATtcttggtacacacacacacacactctctctctctctctctctctctctctctctctcaagagctttAAACATACCAGTGTTGGAAGTCTGAagtctaaagtctctctctctctctctctctctctctctctctctctcaagagctttAAAATACAAGTGCTGGAagtctaaagtctctctctctctctctctctctctctctctctctcaagaactttaAAATACCAGTGCTGGaggtctagtctctctctctctctctctctctctctctctctctctcaggagcttTAAAATACCAGTGCTGGAagtccaaagtctctctctctcaagagctttAAAATACAAGTgctggaagtctctctctctctctctctctctctctctctctctcgagctttaAAATACCAGtgctggaactctctctctctctctctctctctctctctctctctctctctcaggagcttTAAAATACCATtgctgaaagtctctctctctctctctctctctctctctctctctctatgaaggatGTGCAAAATTATTcagataattatacatatatactgcataaataatCAATGtctacatgagtatatatacacaaatatgtatccATGGAAATACTTCATAGCAAGTACAGTATATTATGTCTCAaccaagagaataaaaaaaagtacaatCTAAATAGGAtcaccagcaaaaaaaaagaaaaaaactatcaatcTTTCACAGGTAGCACAAGTGTAAAAACGAGAGCTACTGACAGCATTAGTTCCTTTTGATAAATCAACGTCCCTGTAAACAGTTTATAACACTCGTACATCAAATTAACGTTAACGTGAAATTAAGTATTTACTTAAATTGATAAGGGTGAGTGTCGACAGCACCTGCTCAATTGGCTGAGAGGGCGTTCAGATTATGATTTATTACCCTTAAAGGGGATTCCCAGCCTAGGATGCACCTTGCAATGAAGTAATGGAAGTGAAATTGCAGGTGAAGATTATTAAAGGTTTtataggccgcttatgaatggcagaggcaagggatagtgaaaaTATtcaagctagcaggacaatgccctagaaactgaccaatatatagatatgatcagcaacccaagacccctctccacctaagctaggaccagggagagccaagtaATGACTACTGATGTCTtaacagtgttgccaggtttttttaaatgagaaaagtCCAACTTCAAATCAaccgtagctttaaaaggccaacgcattattagaaaaaggccaaaaattaaTGTTTAAGGCCcatctttttcatgatattactaaagaccaaccaatttcaaaagggccagatttgagattttttggcctgaaaaaaggccagccTGGCAACTCTGTGTCTTagcagctcacaaggatgataaggttccagacactacaagaaactatcgactttgagTGGGACTCcacctcccgtccagcagaacgccaggcagtaaTGGAAGTGAAGTTGCATGAGAAGAGTATTAATGTACGGAAAGGATGAAATGGGAAACTTGTGAAAGTATTTCCGTTTACTTTTATTGGCGACAAATTGCCAATAACAAAAGAACTTataaaattgtttgaaaaaaaaatccttttcacttCCTGTAACTAAACGATAGATAATAACGTAATGATTTTTAGTGAATTGAGATAAGAAAGAACAAATAGATAAGTAATCCAGTAAACGGCTTTGATAGTCGTAAAgaataatacaaaaattaaatagtcAATAAATATAACCCAAACTAATCAATTCATGTATTATCCTATTTTTCTGGCTTATAAAACTGGATTAAATGTTAATTTtctttgatataatatatatataatttcctccttCCAATTTATCAACATATCTACGGACCTGGAACAATGAGTATTTGAAGAACACAGAAACTTATAAGCCTTAAAAAATACTGAACGCAAGATTTCATTTAAAATGTATCTTGAAAATAAATCAAACCAATGCGACACTTCTTTTTTTCACTCAAGTACTCACAGAACGCAAATCTCCGCCGAGGCAcgaaattaaaataaacttttattttgaagGTACCATATCAAGAtctctctcaaaatataaaagATTGATAACCAGTCACGAGACATAACCTCTGGTAATCTTGAGTGGACAACAGACGATCAATCAACCAGTCACGAGACACAGCCCTCCGGTAATCTTGAGTGGACAACAGACGATCAATCAACCAGTCACGAGACACAGCCTCCGGTAATCTTGAGTGGACAACAGACGATCAATCAACCAGTCACGAGACACAGCCTCCGGTAATCTTGAGTGGACAACAGACGATCAATCAACCAGTCACGAGACACAGCCTCCGGTAATCTTGAGTGGACAACAGACGATCAATCAACCAGTCACGAGACACAGCCTCCGGTAATCTTGAGTGGACAACAGACGATCAATCAACCAGTCACGAGACACAGCCTCCGGTAATCTTGAGTGGACAACAGACGATCAATCAACCAGTCACGAGACACAGCCTCCGGTAATCTTGAGTGGACAACAGACGATCAATCAACCAGTCACGAGACACAGCCTCCGGTAATCTTGAGTGGACAACAGACGATCAATCAACCAGTCACGAGACACAGCCTCCGGTAATCTTGAGTGGACAACAGACGATCAATCAACCAGTCACGAGACTCAGCCTCCGGTAAT harbors:
- the LOC137644632 gene encoding zinc finger BED domain-containing protein 5-like gives rise to the protein MDLWLKTGSLTKKKTEFQNNNRDSTSLKEERNDANSATQLKLLEAGADAMDEGNTADTNQSSTDASVTTVEHKQTHQETAKKKRKYYSDYLKLGFFWQGNSDDPIPQCVLCYETLANEVMKPSKLRRHFESRHKEYVGKPIEFFQRKCNELDIHRKKEASSFFIPGENAKATESSYKVLLLIAKTRKAHSIGETLVKPAAKIMTEIMLGEKASKEINKIPLSNDTVKKRITSIAENVKVQLVSKLQQSLYFSLQLDESTDIGNEANLLCFVRYIYCGEVHDEFLFCHPLPTNTTGEAIFNVANNFIVQNELSWSRCVGISTDGATAMTGKLRGLVSRVQSIVPQVKATHCCIHREQLAVKYMPTCLKTVLEEAVKIVNFIKGKALNTRLFTVLCEDMGSEHTKLLYHTEVCWLTRGKVLSHLFELCEEVQIFLYERHDLYNRMHDTQWLTKLAYLSDIFSTLNGLNLSLQGKDTTIFKVQDKIQATRMKLDLWCGRIDCKDFESFPSLADFLLTSKEELDGDTTQAFKAHLQGLHSELGKYFEEPDPSFEFIRNPFVTDKVDIEKVSVNLSSKEADNLVEIATSGTLKTLFRERSLANFWAQVQPEYPGLAEIALKHLMPFPTTYNYEIGFSTLVDLKTMKRNRISVEPDMRLKLSRLESDIPTVVRQQKQYHSSH